CAGGACGGCCTGTGCAGAATCGGCAATGCGCTGCCGCTCGTCGGGCGCGAACCTGTCGTAGGTGCGCACCATCTGCGCCATGCGTGGATTGCGCGCCAGGCTGTCGCGATGGCGCGCGATGAAATCCCAGTACAGCGCATTGAACGGACAGGCGCGCGGTCCGCAGCGCTGCTTGACGTCGTAGGTGCAGGACGCGCAGTAGTTCGACATGCGCTTGATGTAGGCGCCGCTCGCGGCATAGGGCTTGGATGCCAGGAGGCCGCCGTCGGCGAACTGGCTCATGCCGACCGTGTTCGGCAATTCCACCCATTCGTAGGCATCGGCATAGACGCTCAAGTACCACTCGTGCAGGGCATGCGGATCGATACCCGCCAGCAGCGCGAAATTGCCGGTCACCATCAGGCGCTGGATGTGGTGGGCATAGGCCTCGTCACGGGTTTGCGTGACGACCGTCTTCACGCAGTGCATGGCGGTGTCGGCGGTCCAGTAGAAATCCGGCAGGGGACGGTGGTGCTCGAAGTGATTGCTGCGCTCGTAGCCCGGCATTTTCAGCCAGTAGATGCCACGCACGTATTCGCGCCAGCCGATGATCTGGCGGATGAAGCCCTCGGCGGCGTTGAGCGGCACGCGGCCGGCACGCCAGGCGGCCTCCGCCGCGCGGCAGACCTGCAAGGGGTCGAGCAAGCCGCAGTTGAGGTACTGGGCAATGACCGCGTGGTAGAGGAAGGGCTGGCCGTCCAGCATGGCGTCCTGGTAATCGCCGAAGCGCGGCAACGCGCTTTCGACAAACGCGGCAAACGCCGCCTCGGCGTCGACGCGGGTGACGGCGAACCAGAACGGCGTGAGTGCGCCGAAGTGTTCGCCGTAGCGCGCCGCCACCAGCGCCAGCACCTCTTCGGTGATCGCATCCGGCGGGTGGGTCCTGGGCCGCGGCATGAACAGGTCGGCGTTCGCCGGCTTGCGATTGTCCGCATCGAAATTCCACTGCCCGCCCGCCGGTTGCTCGCCGTCCATGAGCAGGCCGGTGCGACGGCGCATGTCGCGGTAGAAATACTCCATGCGCAGCTGCTTGCGACCGTGCGCCCAGGCCTGGAACTCGGCCGGCGAACACAGGAAACGATGGTCCGCAAGGATGTCGACCGGCAGCCGCAACTGCGCCGACCAGTCCGCCATCATGTGCGCCACGCGCCACTCGCCGGCCGCGGTGACGCGCACGCGTTGTGGACGATGGCGCGCGACGGCGTCGCACAGCGCGGCGGTGAAACTGGCGTGCGGGTGTGGCGCGTCGAGCTTCACGTAATCGACCGTCCAGCCGCGGCCACGCAATTCCTCGGCGAAATGGCGCATGGCGGCAAACAGGAAGGCGAGCTTTTTCTTGTGATGGCGCACATAGCACGCCTCGTCGTCGAGTTCGGCCATCAGCACGCGGTCCTGCGCGGGATCGCCGCTGGCCAGGCTGCTCACGGTCGGCGTCAACTGGTCGCCGAGCACGAGGATGAGATTGCGGACCTGGGCCATGGCGTATCGAAGGCTTACCTGCCGGTGGATGGAGAGAGAGTACGCCGCGCGGCGGCATGCGGTTCAATCGCGTTGCGCCGCCCGGCACCCTGAATTTGCGCCGCCGACACTTGATCCCCGACAACTGGCCCCGCGTTTTCCTCTTCTAGCATCCAGCGGGCCTGTCATGCGTCGTCACCTGCCCAGCGCAGGCCGGAGCGCACATCTCGTCTGCCTGAGGGAGGAAGCCATCCATGGCAATGCAATTCGATATGGTCATCATCGGCGCCGGCATCTCCGGCCTCTACTCGCTGCTCAAGGCGCGCGAGGCGGGACTCAGCGCGCGGGTGTTCGATGCGGCGAGCGATGTCGGCGGCACCTGGTACTGGAACCGTTACCCCGGCGCGCGCTTCGACTCGGAGAGCTACACCTACCAGTACTCGTTCTCGCGCGAACTCATCAATGACTGGAACTGGAGTGAGCATTTCGCCGGCCAGCCGGAGATCGAACGCTACCTGCAGTTCATGGCGGCCAAGTTCGATCTGAAGCGCGACATCGAATTCAACGCGCGCGTGAAGTCGGTGGTGTACGACGATGTTCAACAGAGCTGGGAACTCACCACCGAAAGCGGCCTCAAGGCCCGCGCGCGTTACGTGATCGCGGCCACCGGTTTCCTGTCCGCCCACCAGATGCCCGACATCGAAGGCATGGAAAGCTTTGCCGGCATTTCCACCCATACCGCGCGCTGGCCCAAGCAGGGCATAGACCTCAAGGGCAAACGGGTGGGCGTCGTCGGCAGCGGCGCCACCGCCGTGCAGGTCATCCAGACCATTGCCCCGGAAGTGGGTCAGCTGACGGTTTTCCAGCGCTCGCCCAACTGGTGCACGGCGCTGCGCAACCGTCCCATCGACGACGCCACGCAGAAGGATCTGAAAGCCCGCGCGCAGGAGATCTTCGACAGTTGCAACGAAACCTTCGCCGGCTTCATCCACCAGCTCGACATGCGCAACGGCGTCGACGTCGACAAGGCCGAGCGCTGGCGCCTCTACGAAGAACTCCATGCGCGCGGCGGCTTCGCGCTGTGGCTGGCGAATTACCACGACGTGTTCACCAACCGCGAAATCGCCCAGGACGTCAGCGAGTTCCTGGCGCAGAAAGTGCGCGAACGGGTGAAGGATCAGGCCATCGCCGACAAGCTCATTCCCAAGGACCACCTGTTCGGCACCAAGCGCCCGCCGGGCGAGACCAATTACTTCGAAGCCTACAACCATCCCCATGTGGAACTGGTCGACCTGCGTGAGACGCCGATAGCACGCATCGAGGCGCAAGGCGTGGTCACCGGCAGCGGCGCCGATGCGCGCCTGCACGAACTCGATGTGATCATCTACGCGACCGGCTTCCGTGCCGTCACCGGCGAACTCATGCGCATCGACATCGTCGGCGAGAAGGGCTTGTCGCTCAAAGAAAAATGGGCGGACGGGCCGAAGTCCAACCTCGGCGTGCAGTTCAATGGTTTCCCGAATTTCTTTTCGATACTCGGGCCGCACAACCCGGCGGCCTTCTGCAATATCACGCGCTGCGCCGAGAACAACGTTGAGTGGGTGTTCGATTGCATACGCTACATGCGGGACCACGGCTACACCTCGGTCGAGGCCAACCGCGACGCCGAGGAAGCGTGGACCCAGCGCTGCTACGACTCGGTCAAAGGCCTCCTGTTCGGCGAGATCACCGACTCGTGGTTCTTCGGCTATCACAATCCCGGCAGCGACCACGGCCGCTTCCTGATCTTCACCGAGGGCGTGCCGGCCTACCGCAGGATCTTCGCCGACGTCGCGGCCAGGGATTACGACGGCTTCGACATGCGTTGAGCAAGAAGCGGCCGCTCAGGCCTTGCCGGTGACCTTGCCGCCCATCGACGCCACGTGCGCGCGCATCAAGGCCTCGGCGCGCGCGGCATCACCGCGGGTGATGGCATCGACGATCGCCTGGTGTTCCTCGGCGGAGGCTTTCAGCACCGCCGGGCTGGCGAGATGGCGGTTGTTGAGCCTGTCGACCTGGTCACTCAAGGTGCGCGCCAGCGTCGTCACGCGCGGCGTGCCGGCCAGCGCGTAGATCGCTTCGTGCAATTCCTGGTTGGCGGCGAGGTAGGCGTGCAGGTCGAAGGCCGCCGCCATCTTGCGCCCGCGGTCCGCGATCTTCTGCAGGCCCTTGGCGGAACGCTCACCGCTGTGCACGGCGGCGGCGGCGAGTCGTGCCGCCAGGCCTTCGATCACTTCGCGCACCTGGTAGATCTCCTCGAGATCCTGGGCGGTCTGGGTGCGCACCACCGCGCCGCGGTACTGCTGCATTTCCACCAGGCCTTCACCGGCGAGGCGGGTCAGCGCTTCACGCAGCGGGCCCAGGCTCACGTCGAGCGCGGCGCTGAGTTCGGCCGCCACCAGCCGCTGGCCGGGCACCAGCTCGCCGTTGCGGATCCGTTGTCTGATCTCGGCGGTGGCGCGCTCCACTGCGGATTCGCCGGTGTCGTTCGTGCGTCGAAAAGCCATCGTCACTCAGGGCTTGGGAAAGGCTCGCAAGATAGCAGATGCGTGCCCGTACCGAATGCGCCGGGGACTTGCGGTTGCGCACATTCGTCAAATAATATCTTCTGAAGATATCTTGCCATCATGAATTCATGAGCGGCCAGTCACAGGGGGACTCGAGAGATGAGCAACGCAAAACGGCTGCGCGGCCTGCTGGCCGGTAATGACTTCCTGGTGGCGCCGGGCGCCTATGACGGCCTCACTGCGCGCCTGGTCGAACAGCGCGGCTTCCCGCTCGTGTACATGACCGGCGCCGGCACCTCGGCCGCCTGCGGTTACCCGGACTACGGGCTCGTGACCATGACCGAGATGGTCGACAACGCGGCGCGCATGGCGGCCAGCATCGGCATACCCCTGATCGCCGACGCCGACACCGGTTACGGCAACGAACTGAATGTCACCCGCACGGTGCGTGCCTACGAGAGCCGCGGCGTGGCCGGCATCCACCTCGAAGACCAGGTCGCGCCCAAGCGCTGCGGTCATCTCGTCGGCAAGGAAGTGGTGCCGCGCGAGGTCTACTTGAATCAGGTTCGCGCCGCGGTCGCCGCGCGCCGCGATCCGGATTTCGTGCTGATTGCGCGCACCGATGCGCGCGCGGTGCTGGGCCTCGACGAAGCCATCGCGCGCGCCAACGCGGCGCTGGCGCTGGGTGCGGACATGGCCTTCGTGGAAGCGCCGCAGACCCTGGAAGAAGTGGCCGAGATCCCGCGACGCGTGCAGGGCCCATGCCTGTTGAACGTGGTGCCGGGCGGGCGCACGCCCATGCTCGACATGGCCAGCGCCGCTGCCATGGGTTATCGCCTCGCCATCCACCCCGCCATCCTCATGTACGCGGTGGTGGCGGCGGCCGACCAGGCGCTCGATCATCTCGCGCGACACCAGGTCGCGCCGCCGCCGCCCGCCGGGCTCGATGTGGCCGGTCTGTTCGCACGCTGCGGTGCGCGCGAATGGGACGCGGTGCGCGAGCGCTGCGCCGCCGCGCACGACGGCGACGCCGCGTGAACACGGCAACGCTGTTCGACAAGCTGTGGCGCGCGCACGTGGTGCGCGAGCTCGGCGATGGCTGGGCGCTGCTGCATATCGACCGCCACCTGCTGCACGAGATGTCCGGCGCACCGGCGCTGACCGAACTCGCACAGCGCGGCCTGCGACTGCGCAATCCCGAACTCACTTTCGCCACCACCGATCACATCCTGTCGACGGCGCCGGGACGGCGCGGCGATAC
This window of the Pseudomonadota bacterium genome carries:
- a CDS encoding cryptochrome/photolyase family protein; this translates as MAQVRNLILVLGDQLTPTVSSLASGDPAQDRVLMAELDDEACYVRHHKKKLAFLFAAMRHFAEELRGRGWTVDYVKLDAPHPHASFTAALCDAVARHRPQRVRVTAAGEWRVAHMMADWSAQLRLPVDILADHRFLCSPAEFQAWAHGRKQLRMEYFYRDMRRRTGLLMDGEQPAGGQWNFDADNRKPANADLFMPRPRTHPPDAITEEVLALVAARYGEHFGALTPFWFAVTRVDAEAAFAAFVESALPRFGDYQDAMLDGQPFLYHAVIAQYLNCGLLDPLQVCRAAEAAWRAGRVPLNAAEGFIRQIIGWREYVRGIYWLKMPGYERSNHFEHHRPLPDFYWTADTAMHCVKTVVTQTRDEAYAHHIQRLMVTGNFALLAGIDPHALHEWYLSVYADAYEWVELPNTVGMSQFADGGLLASKPYAASGAYIKRMSNYCASCTYDVKQRCGPRACPFNALYWDFIARHRDSLARNPRMAQMVRTYDRFAPDERQRIADSAQAVLANL
- a CDS encoding NAD(P)/FAD-dependent oxidoreductase, with the protein product MAMQFDMVIIGAGISGLYSLLKAREAGLSARVFDAASDVGGTWYWNRYPGARFDSESYTYQYSFSRELINDWNWSEHFAGQPEIERYLQFMAAKFDLKRDIEFNARVKSVVYDDVQQSWELTTESGLKARARYVIAATGFLSAHQMPDIEGMESFAGISTHTARWPKQGIDLKGKRVGVVGSGATAVQVIQTIAPEVGQLTVFQRSPNWCTALRNRPIDDATQKDLKARAQEIFDSCNETFAGFIHQLDMRNGVDVDKAERWRLYEELHARGGFALWLANYHDVFTNREIAQDVSEFLAQKVRERVKDQAIADKLIPKDHLFGTKRPPGETNYFEAYNHPHVELVDLRETPIARIEAQGVVTGSGADARLHELDVIIYATGFRAVTGELMRIDIVGEKGLSLKEKWADGPKSNLGVQFNGFPNFFSILGPHNPAAFCNITRCAENNVEWVFDCIRYMRDHGYTSVEANRDAEEAWTQRCYDSVKGLLFGEITDSWFFGYHNPGSDHGRFLIFTEGVPAYRRIFADVAARDYDGFDMR
- a CDS encoding GntR family transcriptional regulator, with product MAFRRTNDTGESAVERATAEIRQRIRNGELVPGQRLVAAELSAALDVSLGPLREALTRLAGEGLVEMQQYRGAVVRTQTAQDLEEIYQVREVIEGLAARLAAAAVHSGERSAKGLQKIADRGRKMAAAFDLHAYLAANQELHEAIYALAGTPRVTTLARTLSDQVDRLNNRHLASPAVLKASAEEHQAIVDAITRGDAARAEALMRAHVASMGGKVTGKA
- a CDS encoding isocitrate lyase/PEP mutase family protein gives rise to the protein MSNAKRLRGLLAGNDFLVAPGAYDGLTARLVEQRGFPLVYMTGAGTSAACGYPDYGLVTMTEMVDNAARMAASIGIPLIADADTGYGNELNVTRTVRAYESRGVAGIHLEDQVAPKRCGHLVGKEVVPREVYLNQVRAAVAARRDPDFVLIARTDARAVLGLDEAIARANAALALGADMAFVEAPQTLEEVAEIPRRVQGPCLLNVVPGGRTPMLDMASAAAMGYRLAIHPAILMYAVVAAADQALDHLARHQVAPPPPAGLDVAGLFARCGAREWDAVRERCAAAHDGDAA